In the genome of bacterium, the window CTGGCGCAGTGGATTGCAGAGTATTATCTGTGCGGCTGGGGCGAAGTGCTCAAGGCCGCGCTGCCCAGCGGCATTCATAAAAGCTCGGTCAAGACCGTGCGATTGACGCACAGCGATCCAGAACAGCTGGCGCAGTTGATCGAATCCCGGGCGCCCCGCCAGGCGCAGATCGTGCGCCAGCTGATGCGGCAGAATCCAATGCCGTTGGACAAATTGGCGGCTGCGCTGGACGCTTTCAACATCTATTCAAGCCTGCGCAAATTACGCCAGGACGGTTTTGTCCGATTGGAACTGGCATTGCCAAGGCCCAAAGTGGGCGCACGCTACGAAACACGCTATCGGCTGGCCGCTGCGTTTCGTGGACAAACCTTGGAAAAGCTGATGGAGGAGCTGCATGCATCAGCGCCCAAACAAGCGCGCATTCTGTTCGCGTTGTTCGAGGAACCTGAAACGCTGATCGCCGGCCCGGAACTGCTGCAGCAGGCCGGCGCCACCTGGTCAGCGCTCAGCAGCCTGATAAAAAAAGGCGTACTGCAGCGTGAACGCGTTCAGGTGGAACGGCAGTATGATCAGGGCATGGAGATCGAAACGCCGGCGCCACTGACGCTGAATCGGGACCAGGCAGCGGCTTTAGCGGCCATCCTCCGTCAGATCGATGCCGGCAAATTCAGCGCCATGCTGTTGCACGGCGTCACGGCCAGCGGCAAGACGCAGGTGTATATCGAAGCCATTAAACATGCGCTGTCTAAAGGGTTGAACGCGGTGGTCATGGTGCCTGAGATCGCCCTGACCCCGCAGATGGTGCGCCGCTTCCGCGGCCATTTCGGCGATCGGGTCGCCGTGTTTCACAGCCGCATGTCCCCGGGCGAACGGTATGATTCCTGGCGCCGCACCTGGGAGGGCAAACATCAGATCGTCATCGGTCCCCGCTCCGCGATTTTCGCGCCGCTGCCCCGAGTCGGATTGATCGTAGTAGACGAAGAACATGAGCCCAGCTATAAACAGAACGATCTGACCCCGCGCTACCATGGCCGCGATGTGGCGGTCATGCGCGCCAAACTCAATCACGCGGTGGTGGTACTGGGTTCGGCAACGCCTTCGTTGGAGACCTATTATAACGCGCAGGTGAAAAAATATGCGCTGCTGACGCTGCCCAATCGCATCGATGACGTGCGCATGCCGGCCATTCACGTCGTCGACCTGCGCCGCGAGCCCAAAATCATCGGCAGCCACGATCCCATCATTTTCTCCCGGCTGTTGCGGCAAAAGATGGACGAAAAACTTGCTGCCGGCGAGCAGATCATTCTCTTTCAGAACCGCCGCGGCTTTGCCACCCTGTGCAAATGCACCACCTGCGGCTATGTCGCCCGCTGCGAACACTGCGACATCTCGTTGACTTTTCATCTGCGCGGCCGCCTGCTGAAATGCCACTATTGCGGCTATCAGCGCAAAGCGCCTGAACAATGTCCGCAATGCCAGAGCCGCGACCTCTATATGCGCGGCATCGGTACCCAGCGCATCGAGGAGGAGTTGCACGCCCTGTTCCCCGGCATCCCTGCGGTACGCATGGACATGGACACCACGCGCGGCCGACACGGCCATGACGCCATCCTCAGCCGCTTCGGCCGTGGGGAATTCCAAATCCTCCTGGGCACACAGATGGTGGCCAAAGGGCTGGATTTCCCCCGCGTGACCCTGGTGGGTGTCATCTCCGCAGATTCGGAGCTGCTGTTCCCCGACTTTCGCGCCGGTGAGCGCACGTTTCAACTGCTGACCCAAGTCGCCGGCCGCGCCGGCCGCAAGGACAAAGAGGGCGAAGTGGTGATCCAGACCTATACTCCGGACCACTATTCCCTGTTCTTTGTGCGCAGCCACGATTATGAACATTTTTTCAGAGCTGAATTAAAGGACCGGCGCGAATTGGATTATCCGCCGTTCAGCCGGATGATCAACATCCTGTTTCGCGGACCCCATGAGGAGGCGGTAGTGCGCGTGAGTCGCCAATACGCAGAGGGCCTGCAGCCGCAGAGCTCCTTCCGTATGCTCGGCCCGGTGCCGGCCACGCTGTCGAAAATAGAAAACAACTTTCGCTATCAGATCCTGCTGATCAGCAGCAAACAGAACGATCCCGGAGGTCAGCAAACCCGGGAAGCGGTCCGCAGCGCCATGGCGCAATTCAAAGAACACCATCGCAGCCGGGAGGTGCAGGTTTCCATCGATGTAGATCCGACTTCCATTCTGTAGAAATAAACCGGCGCCCGTCGCTGTTATATCTTGGGGTTTTGATAGGCAAGCCACGCACGATCAACCAACAAGGATGCTTCATGAAAAAAGACAAACTGCTTGACCTGTACCGCATGATGCTGTTAATCCGTCGTTTTGAAGAACGCACCGCGCAGATGTACGGCATGCAAAAGATCGGCGGTTTTTGCCATCTCTATATCGGCCAGGAGGCTGTGGCCGTAGGCACGGTCGCCGCTCTGCGCGACGACGATTACTTTATCTCCTCTTATCGCGACCACGGCCACATTCTCGCCAAAGGTGGGGATCCCAGGGCGGTGATGGCTGAGCTGTTCGGCAAAGCCGACGGCGTGTCCAAAGGCAAAGGCGGGTCCATGCATCTGTTTGATGTGGTTAAGGGCTTTTACGGCGGTCAC includes:
- the priA gene encoding primosomal protein N', with translation MEKSFAEIVFPIPVDHGYTYSIPDKFQGDAAPGMRVLAPFGPRKMTGFIVRLADTCDRTDVKAIEEVLDPVPLFTKEVLELAQWIAEYYLCGWGEVLKAALPSGIHKSSVKTVRLTHSDPEQLAQLIESRAPRQAQIVRQLMRQNPMPLDKLAAALDAFNIYSSLRKLRQDGFVRLELALPRPKVGARYETRYRLAAAFRGQTLEKLMEELHASAPKQARILFALFEEPETLIAGPELLQQAGATWSALSSLIKKGVLQRERVQVERQYDQGMEIETPAPLTLNRDQAAALAAILRQIDAGKFSAMLLHGVTASGKTQVYIEAIKHALSKGLNAVVMVPEIALTPQMVRRFRGHFGDRVAVFHSRMSPGERYDSWRRTWEGKHQIVIGPRSAIFAPLPRVGLIVVDEEHEPSYKQNDLTPRYHGRDVAVMRAKLNHAVVVLGSATPSLETYYNAQVKKYALLTLPNRIDDVRMPAIHVVDLRREPKIIGSHDPIIFSRLLRQKMDEKLAAGEQIILFQNRRGFATLCKCTTCGYVARCEHCDISLTFHLRGRLLKCHYCGYQRKAPEQCPQCQSRDLYMRGIGTQRIEEELHALFPGIPAVRMDMDTTRGRHGHDAILSRFGRGEFQILLGTQMVAKGLDFPRVTLVGVISADSELLFPDFRAGERTFQLLTQVAGRAGRKDKEGEVVIQTYTPDHYSLFFVRSHDYEHFFRAELKDRRELDYPPFSRMINILFRGPHEEAVVRVSRQYAEGLQPQSSFRMLGPVPATLSKIENNFRYQILLISSKQNDPGGQQTREAVRSAMAQFKEHHRSREVQVSIDVDPTSIL